One window of the Lusitaniella coriacea LEGE 07157 genome contains the following:
- the murG gene encoding undecaprenyldiphospho-muramoylpentapeptide beta-N-acetylglucosaminyltransferase: MSHRTTRLLIAASGTGGHLFPALAVAQRLTDCEIEWLGVPNRLEQTLIPEHYPLHAIDLEGFQTRLGFGTLRILRRFAASILQVKRLLVERNIQAVFTTGGYIAAPAILAARLQGLPVILHESNALPGKVTRWLAPFCTTVALGFKDAAKYLATSRTVWVGTPVRSSFLEPQTLDLPIPKTAPLIVVVGGSQGAVAVNQLVRQAAADWFDAGAYVVHLTGNCDPNADSLHHPQYFPLSFYENMAGLLQRATLAVSRAGAGTLAELAATQTPALLIPYPFAAEDHQTFNAREFEKLGAALLYPQEELTSQHLSDEVLRLLNAPDLLGEMRDRTAALMVRDSAERIAALL; encoded by the coding sequence GTGTCTCATCGAACAACTCGCTTACTGATCGCTGCTAGTGGAACTGGCGGACACCTATTTCCCGCTCTCGCTGTTGCTCAACGACTAACCGACTGCGAAATCGAATGGCTTGGGGTTCCCAATCGCCTCGAACAAACCCTCATTCCCGAACATTATCCTCTCCACGCGATCGATCTCGAAGGTTTCCAAACGCGCTTGGGCTTCGGGACGCTTCGCATTCTGAGACGTTTTGCCGCTTCTATTCTTCAGGTCAAGCGATTGTTGGTGGAGCGCAACATTCAAGCAGTCTTCACCACTGGGGGTTATATTGCCGCACCTGCTATTCTCGCTGCACGCTTGCAGGGACTTCCGGTGATTCTCCACGAATCCAATGCCTTACCGGGAAAAGTGACGCGCTGGCTCGCCCCGTTTTGTACGACGGTTGCTCTCGGTTTTAAAGATGCGGCGAAATATCTCGCCACCAGCCGAACAGTTTGGGTGGGAACGCCCGTTCGTTCGAGTTTTCTAGAGCCTCAAACCCTCGATTTACCCATTCCTAAAACAGCTCCTCTAATTGTTGTGGTTGGGGGTTCTCAGGGTGCTGTAGCGGTCAATCAACTGGTACGCCAAGCGGCGGCAGATTGGTTTGATGCGGGAGCTTATGTGGTTCATCTCACGGGGAATTGCGATCCCAATGCAGACAGCTTGCACCATCCCCAGTATTTCCCCCTTTCCTTTTATGAGAATATGGCAGGACTTTTGCAAAGGGCAACCTTAGCTGTCAGCCGCGCGGGAGCGGGAACCCTAGCGGAACTGGCAGCAACCCAAACCCCAGCCTTACTTATTCCCTATCCTTTTGCAGCAGAGGATCATCAAACCTTTAATGCCAGGGAGTTTGAGAAATTGGGCGCAGCGTTGCTCTATCCTCAAGAGGAGTTAACTTCTCAACACCTCAGCGATGAAGTTTTGCGTTTGTTGAATGCTCCGGATTTGTTGGGGGAGATGCGCGATCGCACGGCGGCTCTAATGGTACGGGACAGTGCGGAACGGATTGCTGCGCTTTTGTAG
- a CDS encoding nuclear transport factor 2 family protein, with product MGILGTVRQRCSRAFAWGGSLSFVVSLGLTLSWGSVVRAASPDTAPPEVTNILRQIETAANSRSLEAVMDYYSPDFTNSDNLNRSDFSEALSQLWERYPQLDYRTELQEWETRDGGLITETVTYITGVRKNGGQGIKLEATVRSRQLIENNKIVRQEILSERSQLSVGNNPPEVRVNLPERVRPGERYNFDAIVTEPLGEDLLLGAALEEKIEGERYLEPGAFDLELLQAGGLFKVGRAPEEEDNHWVSAILIRGDGMTVITQRLQVGEQSSVLGSGR from the coding sequence ATGGGTATTCTTGGAACGGTTCGGCAACGCTGCTCGCGCGCCTTTGCTTGGGGGGGATCCCTCTCTTTTGTGGTGAGTTTGGGGTTAACTTTAAGCTGGGGATCGGTCGTTCGTGCGGCAAGTCCGGATACGGCTCCGCCCGAAGTCACAAACATCCTCCGCCAGATTGAAACCGCCGCAAATAGTCGCAGTCTGGAAGCGGTGATGGATTACTATAGCCCCGATTTCACGAACTCGGATAATTTAAATCGCTCGGACTTTTCCGAAGCGCTCTCTCAACTGTGGGAACGCTATCCTCAGCTTGACTATCGCACGGAGTTACAAGAATGGGAAACCCGCGATGGCGGGTTGATTACGGAGACAGTGACTTATATTACTGGCGTGCGGAAAAATGGCGGACAGGGCATTAAGTTAGAAGCAACGGTGCGATCGCGCCAATTAATTGAAAATAACAAAATTGTCCGCCAGGAAATTCTCTCAGAACGCTCTCAACTGTCCGTTGGCAACAACCCCCCAGAGGTGCGGGTGAATTTGCCCGAACGAGTGCGTCCCGGCGAACGCTACAACTTTGATGCCATCGTTACCGAGCCTTTGGGAGAAGATTTATTGCTCGGCGCGGCGCTAGAGGAAAAAATTGAGGGGGAACGTTACCTCGAACCGGGGGCGTTTGATTTAGAATTGCTCCAAGCAGGCGGTCTGTTCAAGGTGGGTCGAGCGCCCGAAGAAGAGGATAATCATTGGGTTTCTGCTATTTTGATCCGGGGAGATGGCATGACTGTTATTACCCAGCGCTTGCAAGTGGGCGAACAGTCTTCTGTCTTGGGTTCGGGACGCTAA
- a CDS encoding NAD(P)/FAD-dependent oxidoreductase — translation MSESSRRICILGGGFGGLYTALRLSELPWEPSCKPEIILIDRRDRFLFSPLLYELISGELQTWEIAPPFVELLENTGVTFKQARAIDINFEERQIHLAEQSPLSYDQLVLGIGGKTPFKGIPGVADHALPFRTLEDAYSLNERLRALECSDRDKIRVAIVGGGYSGVELACKVADRLGERGRLRIIDRGTEILHDSPEFNRETAQKALEERGVWLDLETTVDSLEADSISLKYKEQVDEIPVDIVLWTVGTQAPDLIQSFPLKRDRAELLITTPTLQLIDRPEIFAVGDVASCQDATGQKVPATAQVAIQQADYCAWNLWASLTNRPLLPFRYQPLGEMMALGIENATVSGLGVKLEGRAAHLARRLAYLYRLPTLKHQLTVGLNWMAQPLRELLSP, via the coding sequence ATGAGCGAATCATCGAGACGCATTTGCATTCTAGGGGGTGGCTTTGGCGGACTCTATACGGCACTGCGCCTGAGCGAGCTGCCCTGGGAACCTTCCTGCAAACCGGAAATTATTTTAATCGATCGGCGCGATCGCTTTCTGTTTTCCCCCCTGCTCTACGAGTTGATTAGCGGGGAGTTGCAAACTTGGGAAATTGCACCACCGTTTGTGGAATTGCTAGAAAATACGGGAGTGACGTTCAAACAAGCTCGCGCGATCGACATCAATTTTGAAGAACGACAGATTCACCTCGCCGAACAATCGCCCCTATCCTACGACCAGTTGGTGTTGGGCATTGGCGGCAAAACCCCCTTCAAGGGCATTCCCGGAGTCGCAGACCACGCGCTGCCCTTCCGCACCCTTGAAGATGCCTATTCTCTCAACGAACGCCTGCGAGCTTTAGAATGCTCCGATCGCGATAAAATCCGCGTGGCGATTGTTGGAGGCGGTTATAGCGGGGTTGAGTTGGCGTGTAAGGTGGCGGATCGTTTAGGAGAACGCGGTCGCTTGCGCATTATCGATCGCGGAACCGAAATTTTGCACGATTCCCCGGAGTTTAATCGCGAGACAGCCCAAAAAGCCTTAGAAGAGCGCGGGGTTTGGCTCGATCTCGAAACCACTGTCGATTCCCTAGAAGCAGACTCGATTTCCTTAAAATATAAAGAACAAGTCGATGAAATCCCCGTGGATATCGTCTTGTGGACGGTGGGAACCCAAGCGCCGGATTTGATTCAATCTTTTCCCTTAAAGCGCGATCGCGCGGAGTTACTCATCACAACCCCCACCCTACAACTAATCGACCGTCCGGAGATTTTTGCAGTGGGCGATGTGGCAAGCTGTCAAGATGCCACAGGACAAAAGGTTCCAGCCACCGCCCAGGTTGCCATCCAACAGGCAGACTACTGCGCTTGGAATCTGTGGGCTTCTCTAACGAACCGTCCTCTGCTACCCTTCCGTTATCAACCCTTGGGAGAAATGATGGCGTTAGGCATCGAGAATGCGACGGTATCCGGTTTAGGGGTGAAACTGGAGGGAAGAGCTGCCCATCTCGCGCGCAGACTTGCCTACCTTTATCGCTTGCCAACCCTCAAACACCAACTCACCGTTGGGTTAAACTGGATGGCGCAGCCACTAAGGGAATTGTTATCCCCGTAG
- a CDS encoding HAD-IA family hydrolase: MHKPKVIFLDAVGTLFGVRGSVGEVYGAIARDFGVDLPCDRLNQAFSQSFKESKPLSFPGMELIEIPEKEFEWWQAITTATFEKIGARDRFSDFGAFFNKLYGHFATPAPWQVYQDILPVLDTWRKEKIELGIISNFDSRLHAVLESLDLGKYFQSITISSCTGVAKPNTEIFAIALAKHDCPPEQAWHIGDSIEEDYRGAQAAGLKAIWLKRSDRLEG; the protein is encoded by the coding sequence ATGCACAAACCGAAAGTCATTTTTTTAGATGCAGTGGGAACGCTGTTTGGGGTGCGCGGTAGCGTGGGGGAAGTGTACGGCGCGATCGCGCGCGACTTTGGAGTCGATCTCCCTTGCGATCGCCTCAACCAAGCCTTCTCCCAAAGTTTCAAAGAATCTAAACCCTTGAGTTTTCCGGGGATGGAACTGATCGAAATTCCCGAAAAAGAATTTGAGTGGTGGCAAGCTATTACAACAGCAACCTTTGAGAAAATCGGGGCGCGCGATCGTTTTTCCGATTTTGGCGCGTTTTTCAACAAACTCTACGGACACTTTGCCACGCCCGCACCCTGGCAAGTCTATCAAGACATTCTGCCCGTCCTCGACACCTGGAGAAAAGAGAAAATCGAGTTGGGAATCATCTCCAATTTCGACTCCCGCCTCCACGCCGTCCTAGAAAGTTTAGACTTGGGGAAATACTTTCAAAGTATTACCATTTCCTCTTGTACTGGGGTTGCCAAACCCAATACGGAGATTTTCGCGATCGCGCTGGCAAAACACGACTGTCCCCCCGAACAAGCTTGGCATATCGGCGACAGCATCGAAGAAGACTACCGCGGCGCTCAAGCAGCCGGACTCAAGGCTATTTGGCTGAAGCGTTCGGATCGCCTTGAAGGTTAA
- a CDS encoding Hpt domain-containing protein has translation MGGIALDSASHQKILGYFIEEAKEHLETLEQGLMDLTSVVNDPEKINEMFRAAHSIKGGAAMLGYNSIQKTAHRLEDCFKILREQDVPVDRELENLFFKVYDTLHELLDQLEGPFGLQDEEAKNIVKAAEPDFVRLQDYLQKLVGSDATLPGVEMPQIPQSVAPSPAEMDFTVQVKAILKEMLQLFKKKSNAQNRKEIKDFCVKLAKLAPKEKGWQLLTNNAYKAISNPKFTYRTLAPIIIKEIKQGGDLIALGQGNSVEPSPDLKRLATAKVPQILIPIEPKEAAKTLKHTFNAKQISQLVQLLGVK, from the coding sequence ATGGGAGGGATTGCCTTGGATAGTGCCAGCCATCAGAAAATATTAGGCTATTTCATCGAAGAAGCGAAAGAACACTTGGAAACCCTCGAACAAGGGTTGATGGATTTGACATCAGTGGTCAACGATCCCGAAAAAATCAACGAAATGTTCCGAGCAGCCCACTCCATCAAAGGAGGAGCGGCTATGCTGGGCTATAACAGCATTCAAAAAACAGCCCACCGCTTAGAAGATTGTTTTAAAATCCTTAGAGAGCAAGATGTTCCAGTCGATCGGGAATTAGAAAACTTATTTTTTAAAGTGTACGACACGCTACACGAATTGCTCGACCAATTGGAAGGTCCCTTTGGCTTACAGGATGAAGAAGCAAAAAACATCGTCAAAGCCGCAGAACCCGATTTTGTGAGATTGCAGGATTATCTTCAGAAACTCGTTGGCAGCGATGCAACGTTACCTGGGGTTGAAATGCCCCAAATTCCCCAATCCGTCGCACCTTCCCCCGCCGAAATGGACTTTACCGTTCAAGTAAAAGCGATTCTAAAAGAGATGTTGCAACTCTTCAAAAAGAAATCCAACGCTCAGAATCGAAAAGAAATAAAAGACTTTTGCGTAAAACTTGCTAAATTAGCACCCAAGGAAAAAGGTTGGCAGCTTTTAACAAATAATGCTTATAAAGCCATTTCTAATCCAAAATTTACGTACCGAACCTTAGCTCCGATAATTATCAAAGAAATTAAACAAGGTGGGGATCTCATTGCTCTCGGACAAGGAAATAGCGTCGAACCTAGTCCCGACTTAAAGCGTCTTGCAACGGCAAAAGTTCCTCAAATTTTAATCCCCATCGAACCGAAAGAAGCTGCAAAAACCCTAAAGCATACTTTCAACGCCAAACAAATCTCTCAACTCGTTCAATTACTCGGCGTAAAATAG
- a CDS encoding protein tyrosine phosphatase family protein — MDDITNYYLVTDNIATSGQPNPEQFQAIAEAGYEVIINLAMPTSDNALADEGAIVTQLGMSYIHLPVVWEAPKLDEVRLFFGIMQVFEDRKVWVHCALNMRVSCFLYLYQKHVLEFPDARSRVPMINLWQPNPVWQKLIQEAESAFAQ, encoded by the coding sequence ATGGATGATATTACCAACTACTACCTGGTTACCGATAATATTGCCACATCGGGACAACCGAACCCCGAACAATTTCAAGCCATTGCAGAAGCGGGTTATGAAGTAATTATCAATTTGGCAATGCCGACATCGGATAATGCGTTGGCGGATGAAGGTGCTATTGTTACGCAGTTAGGAATGAGTTACATTCATCTCCCTGTTGTTTGGGAAGCACCTAAACTCGATGAAGTTCGGCTGTTTTTCGGCATCATGCAAGTGTTTGAAGATCGCAAAGTTTGGGTGCATTGCGCGTTGAATATGAGGGTGTCTTGTTTCCTGTATTTATATCAAAAGCACGTCCTTGAATTCCCTGACGCGCGATCGCGCGTTCCCATGATTAATCTTTGGCAACCCAATCCAGTATGGCAAAAATTAATCCAAGAGGCTGAATCTGCTTTTGCTCAATAA
- a CDS encoding beta/alpha barrel domain-containing protein: protein MSEKSPTKINIFDTTLRDGELTPEVTMNLQQKIEIAQLQEAIGVDIIEVGYPGAFPKDFDEVLALAKIIKNSTVCGLASSKSSEIERVAEAIKPANRGRIHLYSTVNLKDRSQTLKNHALNLIKNSITLARNYCDDVEWSAFDAARSDRGFLCKSVELAISSGATTVSIPDSFGSLTPEEFSELIATVVNQVPNIDRAILSVHCHNDRGFAVENSLAALPHGVRQIECSVNGLGARKGNADLSQIVIALSPSPDYFTDINPESCNNVSQLVTQITGIEPP, encoded by the coding sequence ATGAGCGAAAAATCCCCCACCAAAATTAATATTTTTGATACCACCCTGCGCGACGGAGAATTAACGCCGGAGGTGACGATGAACCTTCAACAAAAAATTGAAATCGCCCAGCTTCAGGAAGCAATAGGTGTTGACATTATTGAAGTGGGGTATCCCGGCGCTTTTCCCAAAGACTTTGACGAAGTTTTAGCATTAGCAAAAATAATTAAAAATTCCACGGTTTGCGGTTTGGCGAGTTCAAAATCTAGCGAAATCGAACGAGTAGCAGAGGCAATTAAACCGGCAAATCGCGGCAGAATTCATCTCTATTCAACAGTTAACCTTAAAGATCGCTCGCAAACTCTAAAAAATCATGCATTGAACCTCATTAAAAATAGTATTACTCTCGCAAGAAACTATTGTGATGATGTTGAATGGTCTGCTTTTGATGCCGCACGCAGCGATCGCGGTTTTTTATGCAAATCCGTCGAACTAGCCATCAGCAGTGGCGCAACAACCGTCAGCATTCCCGATAGTTTTGGTTCTTTAACCCCAGAGGAATTTTCAGAATTAATTGCAACAGTTGTCAATCAAGTTCCCAATATCGATCGCGCGATCCTCTCCGTTCACTGTCATAACGATCGCGGTTTTGCCGTGGAAAACTCCCTCGCAGCACTCCCCCACGGCGTTCGACAAATTGAATGTTCCGTAAATGGGTTGGGTGCAAGGAAAGGGAATGCCGATCTCTCGCAAATCGTGATCGCGCTATCCCCCTCTCCCGACTACTTTACAGATATTAATCCAGAATCGTGCAACAATGTATCTCAACTCGTCACTCAAATAACAGGTATCGAACCGCCTTAA
- a CDS encoding PEP-CTERM sorting domain-containing protein (PEP-CTERM proteins occur, often in large numbers, in the proteomes of bacteria that also encode an exosortase, a predicted intramembrane cysteine proteinase. The presence of a PEP-CTERM domain at a protein's C-terminus predicts cleavage within the sorting domain, followed by covalent anchoring to some some component of the (usually Gram-negative) cell surface. Many PEP-CTERM proteins exhibit an unusual sequence composition that includes large numbers of potential glycosylation sites. Expression of one such protein has been shown restore the ability of a bacterium to form floc, a type of biofilm.) has translation MMSLMKNLGILTATVTTIGFATTGEALALKKILPVEKALGFENPSISTDGSPVYNGDFLIKPDPFRPIVGDGVDEETTWTFDFSPVKNVKSVFQAGLILDLTPKSSLIDTDEFKIDGLKFINTDIIHNLEVGKKQDVFINLLDFYSSSQLTKVFNENKGKLPFVYRDDAIVSRAELSLGVDVPEPASVVSLFAVGVLGTGSLLKRKQKKGNLGEDSK, from the coding sequence ATGATGTCTTTAATGAAAAATCTTGGAATATTGACTGCGACGGTTACAACAATTGGTTTTGCAACAACAGGAGAAGCACTTGCGCTGAAAAAAATTCTTCCTGTAGAAAAAGCTTTGGGATTTGAAAATCCTAGCATTTCAACGGATGGTTCCCCTGTCTACAATGGAGATTTTCTAATTAAACCAGATCCTTTCCGTCCAATAGTCGGTGATGGAGTAGACGAGGAGACAACTTGGACTTTTGATTTTTCTCCAGTTAAAAATGTAAAATCTGTCTTTCAAGCAGGACTCATTTTAGATCTGACCCCCAAAAGCTCCCTTATCGATACTGATGAATTTAAAATTGACGGATTAAAGTTCATCAATACTGATATTATTCACAATCTTGAGGTGGGGAAAAAGCAGGATGTCTTTATCAATTTGCTGGATTTCTACAGCTCTAGCCAACTAACAAAAGTTTTCAATGAGAATAAAGGCAAACTTCCCTTTGTTTATCGAGATGATGCTATTGTATCTCGTGCTGAACTTTCCCTAGGTGTAGATGTTCCCGAACCTGCTTCTGTAGTGAGCCTCTTTGCTGTTGGCGTTTTGGGTACGGGTTCATTGCTCAAGCGCAAACAGAAAAAAGGAAATTTAGGTGAAGATAGCAAATAG
- a CDS encoding sigma-70 family RNA polymerase sigma factor: protein MDDLDRKKTLCELEQFARNAILDSNKDIHLILPFIKFQLYRFRLYPQYDVHEVFTEAYCRARNCIRFCEEERFRKLSENIPGWFKATIFNIVREYKKNCQSYSNCAEKAKNLSDTTIPDLEIDNYSNPENLERLKEGLTALRPEDRSILYLRFVMEWSWKEIGDDLLRCGFFPDRQNDSGFWAFLRKRGERTLNRLRRNFFSEQLLATTHLSEH, encoded by the coding sequence ATGGACGATTTAGACAGAAAGAAAACGCTGTGCGAACTCGAACAGTTTGCGAGGAATGCAATTTTGGACTCAAATAAAGATATTCACTTAATTCTTCCCTTTATTAAGTTCCAACTGTATCGCTTTAGACTTTATCCTCAATATGATGTACATGAGGTTTTTACAGAAGCCTATTGTCGAGCGAGAAATTGTATTCGTTTTTGCGAGGAAGAACGATTCAGAAAGCTTTCTGAAAATATTCCAGGGTGGTTTAAGGCAACAATTTTCAATATCGTCCGCGAATATAAAAAAAATTGTCAATCTTATTCAAATTGCGCTGAAAAAGCAAAGAATCTGAGCGATACAACTATCCCTGATTTGGAGATAGATAATTATTCTAATCCAGAGAATTTGGAAAGACTGAAAGAAGGTCTTACAGCTCTCAGACCGGAGGATCGCTCGATTCTCTATTTGAGATTTGTTATGGAATGGAGTTGGAAGGAAATTGGTGATGATTTGTTGCGTTGTGGTTTTTTTCCAGACCGACAAAATGATAGCGGTTTTTGGGCATTTCTTCGCAAGCGAGGGGAACGAACATTAAACCGATTGCGCCGAAACTTTTTTTCCGAACAACTGTTGGCAACGACTCATCTAAGCGAGCATTAA
- a CDS encoding glycosyltransferase family 2 protein — MKTTFSIVITTYNRLLFLKQAVASALSQTLPCEIIVIDDCSQDGTQEYVQHLENRVVYHRNSTSQGWGKCVNIGVELAGGEWIKFLDDDDYLAPHCIEEMSRAIAAFPESVILSCQAIRVNETRTELNITPQVGSGEAVRVLQEDIHYQMLFDRLPFGTTVQVAAKKVAFLNSGGWNSQLADSGFEAIDSWVRIAEYGDGIFVNQPLGYRRLWWGNISQQRSIQERLNANITLKHNIYSLVHEKYQAKLPEDRECQEFLELYWGMVGLKHGTLNEAWHVAQPSLFSFKAWNRLLQVIYMKKFRHRIDSASLNRLEQIAIEYYNLSVCSELSESEIERIEEILKEAESEPCLSLLLDEVDCLVLKQLNFLEEDGDYYQQQSAKIRKFIEETIVPESSVLLNCWKNTAWEIREFPI; from the coding sequence GTGAAGACAACGTTTAGTATTGTTATTACAACCTATAATCGCCTTCTATTTCTCAAGCAGGCGGTTGCATCGGCACTCTCTCAAACGCTTCCATGCGAAATCATTGTGATTGACGATTGTTCCCAAGATGGTACTCAGGAGTACGTTCAACACTTGGAAAACCGCGTCGTTTATCACCGCAATTCTACTAGTCAAGGATGGGGAAAGTGCGTGAATATTGGGGTGGAATTGGCTGGTGGAGAATGGATTAAATTTCTCGATGATGATGATTATCTTGCTCCCCATTGTATTGAAGAAATGAGTCGCGCGATCGCGGCGTTTCCGGAATCGGTTATTCTCTCTTGTCAAGCAATTCGAGTCAACGAAACCCGAACCGAATTAAACATAACACCCCAAGTGGGAAGCGGCGAGGCGGTTCGCGTTCTCCAAGAGGATATCCACTATCAAATGCTTTTTGACCGCCTTCCCTTTGGTACAACGGTGCAAGTCGCAGCGAAAAAAGTAGCGTTCTTGAATTCTGGGGGATGGAATTCCCAACTCGCGGATAGTGGTTTTGAGGCGATTGATAGCTGGGTCAGAATTGCGGAGTATGGCGACGGGATTTTCGTCAATCAGCCTCTAGGTTATCGCCGGCTTTGGTGGGGGAATATTTCGCAACAGCGTAGTATCCAAGAGCGACTTAATGCCAATATTACGCTCAAACACAATATTTATTCTCTCGTCCACGAAAAATATCAGGCTAAACTTCCCGAAGATCGAGAGTGTCAAGAATTTCTCGAACTATACTGGGGGATGGTGGGCTTAAAACATGGCACGCTTAATGAAGCATGGCACGTTGCTCAACCTTCTTTATTTTCCTTTAAAGCCTGGAACCGATTGCTCCAAGTCATTTATATGAAAAAATTCCGGCATCGGATTGATAGTGCTAGCTTAAATCGCTTAGAACAAATTGCGATAGAGTACTACAATCTTTCGGTTTGCTCTGAATTATCCGAATCAGAAATCGAGCGAATAGAAGAGATTCTGAAAGAGGCTGAATCCGAACCGTGTTTGAGTCTTTTACTCGATGAGGTGGATTGTTTGGTTCTCAAACAGTTAAATTTTTTGGAGGAAGATGGCGATTACTATCAACAGCAGTCTGCCAAAATACGCAAGTTTATTGAAGAGACAATTGTTCCTGAATCTTCTGTACTTTTGAATTGCTGGAAAAATACTGCTTGGGAAATTCGCGAGTTCCCTATTTAA
- the dpsA gene encoding DNA starvation/stress protection protein DpsA, with protein sequence MSTTQGLLRPFGQVEDNSVVLDKSVTEPVCEGLNIALASFQALYLQYQKHHFVVEGSEFYSLHNFFSESYEAAQGHVHDLGERLNGLGGIPAASFTKLAELCCFTPESDGAYHCRAMVEHDLAAEQEVIKMIRRQASQAESLGDRATRYLYEKILLETEERAYHLNHFLVGDSLTLSFVGNGRG encoded by the coding sequence ATGTCTACTACACAAGGTTTATTGCGTCCTTTCGGTCAAGTCGAAGATAATTCAGTCGTTCTCGATAAAAGCGTAACCGAACCCGTTTGCGAGGGATTGAATATTGCCCTAGCCAGCTTCCAAGCACTCTACCTGCAATATCAAAAGCATCATTTTGTTGTCGAAGGATCTGAATTTTATTCTCTACACAACTTCTTTTCAGAAAGTTACGAAGCCGCACAAGGTCACGTTCACGACCTTGGAGAACGCTTAAACGGTCTAGGAGGGATTCCCGCCGCCAGTTTCACCAAACTAGCCGAACTCTGTTGCTTCACCCCAGAAAGCGATGGAGCCTATCATTGTCGTGCAATGGTCGAACACGATCTCGCTGCCGAACAAGAAGTCATCAAAATGATTCGTCGCCAAGCCTCCCAAGCCGAAAGCCTTGGCGATCGCGCGACTCGCTACTTATATGAGAAAATTCTCCTAGAAACCGAAGAACGCGCCTATCACCTCAACCACTTCCTCGTCGGCGATAGCTTAACCCTATCCTTTGTCGGCAATGGCAGAGGATAA
- a CDS encoding histidine triad nucleotide-binding protein: MSDTIFGKIIRKEISADIVYEDDRAIAFRDIQPQAPTHILVIPKKPILRVSEATPEDQALLGHLLLVAKQVAEEAGLSNGYRVVTNNGSDGGQSVDHLHFHVLGGRQLQWPPG, from the coding sequence ATGAGCGATACCATTTTTGGTAAAATTATTCGTAAGGAAATTTCCGCAGATATCGTTTACGAGGACGATCGCGCGATCGCGTTTCGAGATATTCAACCCCAAGCACCGACGCACATTCTCGTCATTCCTAAAAAACCCATTCTGCGAGTGTCTGAAGCGACTCCAGAAGACCAAGCACTTTTGGGACACTTGCTTTTGGTTGCCAAACAGGTTGCCGAAGAAGCGGGATTGAGTAATGGCTATCGCGTTGTCACTAATAACGGTTCCGATGGCGGCCAAAGCGTGGATCACTTGCACTTCCATGTTTTAGGGGGTCGTCAGCTTCAATGGCCGCCGGGGTAA